The following coding sequences are from one Eucalyptus grandis isolate ANBG69807.140 chromosome 11, ASM1654582v1, whole genome shotgun sequence window:
- the LOC104425469 gene encoding putative disease resistance protein RGA3 has protein sequence MTHSYVNKLEVVGRDIDKEKIIKMLMHPVDNKNISVIPIVGIGGLGKTTLAKLVYNDDSVKEQFKLRIWVCVPEDFDLSKIIEGIIKDATHQSLGNFDIQQLQMLLQETIEDKKYLLVLDDVWSNDRNRWNELRNLLSQGASGSKIIVTTRNSEVAFMMGTHPTHNLKGLSHEDSMVLFKKCAFDEKEREPCPKLLEIGNHILERSHGVPLLVNTLGCLLYTKHEEQYWAHIRDSETWNLAKVEKDIVPILKLSYDYLPSNVKRCFAALSLFTKEDKFNSTQFARCWMALGLISSTREKEALEDVIVEYIKELWKRSLIQEVMQYGSILTFEMHDLVYYLASIVAKNDYSMVGLDTAEISKGVRHVSFPSIPSEGISNSDGVPLF, from the coding sequence ATGACTCACTCGTACGTAAACAAGTTGGAAGTTGTTGGAAGAGATATTGATAAAGAAAAGATTATCAAGATGTTGATGCATCCagtagataataaaaatatctcGGTGATTCCCATTGTTGGAATAGGAGGTTTGGGCAAGACAACATTAGCGAAATTGGTTTACAATGATGACAGTGTGAAAGAGCAATTCAAGTTGAGAATATGGGTTTGTGTACCTGAGGACTTTGATTTAAGCAAAATTATCGAAGGAATCATCAAAGATGCAACCCATCAAAGCTTGGGTAACTTCGATATTCAGCAATTGCAAATGCTTTTGCAAGAAACCATTGAAGACAAGAAATATCTACTTGTCTTGGATGACGTATGGAGCAATGACCGCAATAGATGGAATGAATTGAGAAATTTGCTAAGCCAAGGAGCTAGTGGAAGTAAGATAATTGTGACAACACGAAATTCTGAAGTCGCTTTTATGATGGGAACCCATCCAACACATAATCTGAAAGGTCTTTCTCATGAAGACTCAAtggttttgttcaaaaaatgtGCATTTGATGAGAAGGAAAGGGAGCCTTGTCCTAAACTCCTTGAGATTGGAAATCATATTCTTGAAAGATCACATGGAGTGCCTCTCCTTGTGAATACTCTGGGGTGCCTACTTTACACAAAGCATGAAGAACAGTATTGGGCACATATAAGAGATAGTGAAACATGGAATTTAGCAAAAGTAGAAAAGGACATTGTGCCAATACTTAAGCTTAGCTATGATTATTTACCATCCAACGTAAAACGTTGTTTCGCCGCACTGTCACTCTTTACAAAGGAAGATAAATTTAATAGCACTCAGTTCGCTCGTTGTTGGATGGCTTTAGGACTCATTAGTTcaacaagggaaaaagaagcaTTAGAAGACGTAATTGTTGAGTATATCAAAGAGTTGTGGAAGAGATCTTTGATCCAAGAAGTTATGCAATATGGatcaattttaacttttgaaatGCACGATCTGGTTTATTATCTTGCATCGATTGTGGCAAAAAATGATTATTCTATGGTTGGCTTAGATACTGCAGAGATTTCAAAAGGAGTACGACATGTTTCATTCCCTAGCATTCCGTCCGAGGGAATCTCGAATTCTGATGGAGTACCCCTTTTCTAA